From the genome of Phytohabitans rumicis, one region includes:
- a CDS encoding aldo/keto reductase, which translates to MTQNGNSIPTRQLGGQGLEVSALGLGTMGITLAYGAADEDGGVATIRRAHELGVNLIDTAELYGMGTGSNEKIVGRAVKGFRDEVVIATKFGFDLSDPAKLGVALDSRPGHIREVTDNSLRYLDTDYIDVLYQHRVDPNVPIEEVAGTVGELIAEGKVRYFGLSEAGPDTIRRAHAVHPVSVLQTEYSVFERAVENDVLPVVRELGIGFVAYSPLGRGFLTSEVKPAAEYPENDMRRHDERWQPGNYEKNAAAIRELAALADSKGIKVTQLALAWLLAQGPDIVPIPGTRSPKRLAENVAAALVELTPADLEDVQQVLPGGAAGARYNEAMLPDWQ; encoded by the coding sequence ATGACACAGAACGGCAATAGCATCCCGACCCGCCAGCTGGGCGGCCAGGGCCTGGAGGTCTCCGCGCTCGGGCTCGGCACCATGGGTATCACGCTGGCCTACGGCGCGGCGGACGAGGACGGCGGCGTCGCCACCATCCGCCGCGCCCACGAACTCGGCGTAAACCTGATCGACACGGCCGAGCTGTACGGGATGGGGACGGGCAGCAACGAGAAGATCGTCGGGCGGGCGGTGAAGGGCTTCCGCGACGAGGTCGTGATCGCCACCAAGTTCGGCTTCGACCTCAGCGACCCGGCCAAGCTCGGGGTCGCCCTGGACAGCCGCCCGGGGCACATCCGCGAGGTCACCGACAACAGCCTGCGCTACCTCGACACCGACTACATCGACGTGCTCTACCAGCACCGCGTCGACCCTAACGTGCCCATCGAGGAAGTTGCCGGCACCGTCGGCGAGCTGATCGCCGAAGGCAAGGTCCGCTACTTCGGGCTCAGCGAGGCCGGCCCGGACACCATCCGCCGCGCCCACGCCGTGCACCCCGTATCTGTCCTGCAGACGGAGTACTCGGTCTTCGAACGCGCTGTGGAGAACGACGTCCTGCCCGTCGTGCGGGAACTGGGCATCGGCTTCGTGGCGTACTCGCCGCTCGGCCGCGGGTTCCTCACCAGCGAGGTCAAGCCGGCCGCCGAGTACCCCGAGAACGACATGCGCCGACACGACGAGCGTTGGCAACCGGGCAACTATGAGAAGAACGCCGCAGCGATCCGCGAGCTGGCCGCTCTGGCCGACAGCAAAGGCATCAAGGTCACCCAGCTCGCTCTCGCTTGGCTGCTGGCACAGGGCCCCGACATCGTGCCCATCCCGGGCACCCGCAGCCCGAAGCGTCTCGCCGAGAACGTCGCCGCCGCGCTGGTCGAACTAACCCCGGCTGACCTGGAGGACGTCCAGCAGGTTCTGCCCGGCGGCGCCGCCGGCGCCCGGTACAACGAGGCCATGTTGCCCGACTGGCAGTGA
- a CDS encoding amidohydrolase, which translates to MTAPTADLLFTGGPVLRTATRAGTGALAVRAGRIVAVGHDLTGLVGPRTEVVDLAGRLLLPGFQDAHVHAVMGGMELGQCDLTGTTDLDEYLRRVRRYADAHPNAEWIVGSGWSMETFPGGVPTKEPLDRVVADRPVFLTNRDHHGAWVNSLALERAGITAATTDPADGVVNRDVDGNPVGALQEGAVRLVASLLPEVTPADRLAGLLRAQTMLHSLGITAWQDAMVGATNGYPDITDAYLTAARDGLLTATVVGALWWDRDRDASQIPELLDKRAALTLGRLRCGTVKIMQDGVAENHTAAMTAPYRDACGHPTTNSGLSFVDPAALRDHVTALDALDFQVHFHALGDRAVREALDAVQAARAANGFRDTRPHLAHLQVVHPDDLHRFGQLGVSANIQPLWAAHEPQMDDLTIPFLAADLAARQYPFGDLLRCGATLAAGSDWPVSSPDPLHGIHVAVNRRHLDADTDVFLAEQRLDLGTALAAYTAGSAYVNHLDDTGTLRIGNRADLVVLDSDPFTTPPEQIGHTRVALTYIGGALVYAA; encoded by the coding sequence GTGACTGCCCCCACCGCGGATCTGCTGTTCACCGGAGGTCCGGTGCTGCGCACGGCGACACGTGCCGGCACGGGTGCGTTGGCGGTCCGCGCTGGTCGGATCGTCGCGGTCGGTCACGACCTGACCGGCCTGGTCGGCCCGCGGACCGAGGTGGTCGATCTCGCGGGTCGGCTGCTGCTGCCGGGGTTCCAGGACGCACACGTCCACGCGGTGATGGGCGGGATGGAGCTTGGCCAGTGCGACCTGACCGGCACCACCGACCTGGACGAGTATCTGCGGCGGGTCCGGCGCTACGCCGACGCGCACCCGAACGCGGAGTGGATCGTCGGCAGCGGCTGGTCGATGGAGACCTTTCCAGGCGGCGTTCCGACAAAAGAACCGCTTGACCGGGTCGTCGCGGACCGCCCGGTGTTCCTGACGAACCGGGACCACCACGGCGCCTGGGTCAACAGCCTCGCCCTGGAACGCGCTGGGATCACCGCGGCCACCACAGACCCGGCCGACGGCGTGGTCAACCGGGATGTCGACGGCAATCCGGTGGGTGCGCTGCAGGAGGGCGCGGTACGCCTCGTCGCGTCGCTGCTGCCGGAGGTGACCCCGGCGGACCGGCTCGCCGGGCTGCTGCGCGCCCAGACGATGCTGCACTCGCTGGGCATCACCGCCTGGCAGGACGCCATGGTCGGCGCCACCAACGGCTACCCGGACATCACCGACGCGTACCTCACCGCGGCCCGGGACGGGCTGCTCACCGCGACCGTCGTCGGCGCGCTCTGGTGGGACCGGGACCGCGATGCCAGCCAGATCCCCGAACTGCTCGACAAGCGGGCCGCCCTCACCCTCGGCCGGCTGCGCTGCGGCACGGTGAAGATCATGCAGGACGGCGTCGCGGAGAACCACACCGCCGCGATGACCGCACCCTACCGCGACGCGTGCGGCCATCCGACCACCAACAGCGGCCTGAGCTTCGTCGACCCGGCCGCGTTGCGTGACCACGTGACCGCGCTGGACGCTCTCGACTTCCAGGTGCATTTCCACGCCCTCGGCGACCGCGCCGTCCGGGAGGCCCTCGACGCGGTTCAGGCGGCTCGGGCCGCGAACGGGTTCCGCGACACCCGACCACACCTCGCACACCTGCAGGTCGTACATCCGGACGATCTGCACCGCTTCGGCCAGCTCGGCGTTTCGGCGAACATACAGCCGCTCTGGGCCGCGCACGAACCGCAGATGGACGACCTGACCATCCCGTTCCTCGCCGCCGACCTGGCCGCCCGCCAGTACCCGTTCGGCGACCTACTGCGCTGCGGAGCGACCCTCGCCGCCGGCAGCGACTGGCCGGTCAGCAGTCCCGACCCGCTCCACGGCATCCACGTCGCGGTCAACCGGCGCCACCTCGACGCGGACACCGACGTGTTCCTAGCCGAGCAACGCCTCGACCTGGGCACCGCGCTGGCCGCGTACACCGCCGGCAGCGCGTACGTGAACCACCTCGACGACACCGGGACGCTCCGGATCGGAAACCGGGCCGACCTCGTCGTGCTCGACAGCGACCCCTTCACGACGCCGCCCGAACAGATCGGCCACACCCGGGTCGCGCTCACCTACATCGGCGGGGCGCTCGTCTACGCCGCCTAA
- a CDS encoding AraC family transcriptional regulator, with the protein MLDQLAAAVTRHSDALWTSTAVPRLSLISVDELGGNAELLYEPMICFAADGAKRTTAGDRTWLTSRGHMFLNSLEVPVTATLEQTPYRSAVLHLDPALLADLLLELDETDLHALPTPGGQVAAPITPELTNALTRWVRLLDTPADIKLLAARIETEILYRLLNSPLGPVLRQFAIADSSLSRIRAAAGWIRANYDQPLRIDAIAAAARMSVATLHRQFKAATGMSPIRFQKQLRLQEARRLLLAGTNSAAHVASTVGYASPSQFNREYRRTYGLPPAQDVTRLRHRLTTT; encoded by the coding sequence GTGCTCGACCAGCTAGCCGCCGCCGTCACCCGGCACAGCGACGCCCTGTGGACCAGCACGGCCGTCCCGCGGCTGAGCCTGATCAGTGTCGACGAGTTAGGCGGAAACGCCGAACTGCTGTACGAGCCGATGATCTGCTTCGCCGCCGACGGCGCGAAACGCACCACTGCCGGGGACCGCACCTGGCTGACCAGTCGTGGGCACATGTTCCTCAATTCCCTCGAGGTGCCCGTCACCGCCACCCTCGAACAGACGCCGTACCGCTCGGCCGTGTTGCACCTCGACCCAGCCCTGCTCGCAGACCTGCTTCTGGAGTTGGACGAAACCGACCTGCATGCGCTGCCCACACCCGGCGGGCAGGTCGCCGCACCGATCACCCCGGAACTCACCAATGCGCTCACCCGCTGGGTTCGCCTGCTCGACACCCCCGCCGACATCAAGCTGCTCGCCGCCCGGATCGAGACCGAGATCCTCTACCGGCTGCTGAACAGCCCACTCGGCCCGGTGCTGCGTCAGTTCGCCATCGCCGACTCCAGTCTCTCGCGCATCCGCGCCGCAGCCGGTTGGATCCGCGCGAACTACGACCAGCCGCTGCGCATCGACGCCATCGCCGCGGCCGCCCGCATGAGCGTCGCCACCTTGCACCGGCAATTCAAAGCCGCCACGGGTATGAGTCCCATCCGCTTCCAGAAACAACTGCGGCTGCAAGAAGCGCGCCGGCTCCTGCTGGCGGGTACCAACAGCGCCGCTCATGTCGCCAGCACGGTCGGGTACGCCAGCCCGTCCCAGTTCAACCGCGAATACCGCCGGACCTACGGCCTGCCACCAGCACAAGACGTCACGCGCCTACGGCACCGCTTGACCACCACGTGA
- a CDS encoding response regulator → MTAVRVLLADDQDIVRGGLRLMVDSAPDLTVVGEAATGAQAVRLARQARADVVLMDIRMPDLDGLAATRRISADPDLAGVKVLILTTFEVDEYVFEALRAGASGFLGKGARPEALIDAIRTVARGEALLSPAATRGLIARYLALNDRAPAPTADLLAVLTDREREIVALVATGMSNAEIADHFTLSPLTVKTHVNHAMTKLDARDRAQLVVIAYQAGLRS, encoded by the coding sequence GTGACCGCCGTACGCGTGCTGCTCGCCGACGACCAGGACATCGTGCGCGGCGGCCTACGCCTGATGGTCGACAGCGCCCCCGACCTCACCGTCGTCGGCGAAGCCGCGACCGGCGCCCAGGCCGTGCGACTGGCCCGCCAAGCCCGCGCCGACGTCGTTCTCATGGACATCCGCATGCCCGACCTCGACGGCCTCGCCGCGACCCGCCGGATCTCCGCCGACCCGGATCTGGCCGGGGTAAAGGTGCTGATCCTCACCACCTTCGAGGTCGACGAGTACGTCTTCGAGGCGCTGCGCGCCGGCGCGAGCGGATTCCTCGGCAAAGGCGCCCGCCCGGAAGCCCTCATCGACGCGATCCGCACCGTCGCCCGCGGCGAGGCCCTGCTGTCCCCCGCCGCCACCCGCGGGCTGATCGCCCGCTACCTCGCGCTGAACGACCGCGCCCCGGCCCCGACCGCCGACCTCCTCGCCGTCCTGACCGACCGGGAACGCGAGATCGTCGCCCTCGTCGCCACCGGCATGTCGAACGCCGAGATCGCCGACCACTTCACCCTCAGCCCGCTGACGGTCAAGACGCACGTCAACCACGCGATGACCAAGCTCGACGCCCGCGACCGCGCCCAACTCGTCGTCATCGCATACCAGGCCGGCCTACGCAGTTAG
- a CDS encoding CorA family divalent cation transporter, translating into MNFDKMPELKWTYGYPMVLVLMLVIAATMYVGFRRNKWL; encoded by the coding sequence ATGAACTTCGACAAGATGCCCGAACTGAAATGGACCTACGGCTACCCCATGGTCCTGGTCCTGATGCTCGTCATCGCCGCGACCATGTACGTCGGCTTCCGCCGCAACAAATGGCTCTAA
- a CDS encoding Hsp70 family protein: protein MGIDGPRLGIDLGTSNTTAVVSWSDGRVRPLLFDGSPVLPSGVYAEPGHDLVVGRDAAYAARIRPECFEPYPKRCVDDDSVLLGGVPVSVEEMITAVLRRVAAQAAPAGEGPPVRAVITCPAGWGRVRQRRLLDAAGQVFEEAVLAAEPVAAASYFLTMAGDRMPVGARLLVYDLGAGTFDVSIVRRTADGFEVLASDGLPDAGGLDIDAAIVASLGRTYAARDAATWARLVRPQTSGDRRASRALWEDVRTGKELLSRSAATVVHIPLFEDDAALPREQVEELARPVLARTVEVTRSLLAAVGVAAADLTGVFLVGGSSRMPLVASLLHQRLGVAPTVVEQPELVVAEGSLRAQPLPLPVTVSPASVPVPPEGEALWPPPARVVPATAPRAARTGRRTRVALAATAAAVVAVVVAVDMVGGGGGDPGGAADRSTGPTGAASVSPSPTGPPVVPEPRRVDVPNDGGDSDAVRYVTLSPNGKLIAAVRTKSVRLYDAVTLKQLGDPIDSPGDAYWTAAFSPDSRTLVTAADGLSTAAVRVWDVSIHGYYGTLSDAFWTSCLTFGPTAKLLAVCDGPGQTVRLWDPAARRSLGRVASDDPAAIRYVAFSPDGRTMATDGGQGATLLWDVGTRQRLGVLQGFRPGGVPMTDPGAALAFSPDGKTLAVGGADGTVVLWTVANRRKVAEFTGAHNNRVAALAFSPDGRTLASLGGTTLRLWDVASRQPAAAAVDDIADYYSAQIKQRKGPDLRFGADGRTLIGCFDNHLLTWDLTLL, encoded by the coding sequence GTGGGTATCGATGGGCCGCGGTTGGGGATCGACCTCGGCACGTCGAACACCACCGCCGTGGTGTCCTGGTCGGATGGGCGAGTGCGGCCGTTGTTGTTCGACGGCTCGCCGGTTCTGCCCTCGGGTGTCTATGCCGAGCCGGGTCATGACCTTGTGGTCGGCCGCGACGCCGCGTATGCGGCCCGGATCCGCCCGGAGTGCTTCGAGCCCTATCCCAAGCGGTGCGTCGACGACGATTCGGTTTTGCTGGGCGGTGTACCGGTATCCGTCGAGGAGATGATCACCGCCGTGCTGCGCCGGGTCGCGGCGCAAGCCGCGCCGGCCGGGGAGGGTCCGCCGGTGCGGGCGGTGATCACCTGTCCGGCAGGCTGGGGGCGGGTCCGGCAGCGCCGGCTGCTCGACGCCGCCGGCCAAGTGTTCGAGGAAGCGGTGCTGGCCGCGGAACCGGTGGCGGCGGCCAGCTACTTCCTGACCATGGCCGGCGATCGGATGCCGGTCGGGGCCCGGCTGCTGGTGTACGACCTGGGTGCCGGCACCTTTGACGTCTCGATCGTGCGCCGCACCGCCGACGGATTCGAGGTGCTGGCCAGCGACGGGCTGCCGGACGCGGGCGGGCTGGACATCGACGCGGCGATCGTGGCGAGCCTGGGGCGCACATACGCGGCTCGGGACGCGGCGACCTGGGCCCGGCTCGTCCGGCCGCAGACCTCCGGCGACCGGCGCGCCAGCCGCGCCCTCTGGGAGGACGTGCGTACCGGCAAGGAGCTGCTGTCGCGCAGCGCGGCGACGGTGGTGCACATCCCGCTGTTCGAGGACGACGCGGCCCTGCCCCGGGAGCAGGTGGAGGAGCTCGCCCGCCCGGTTCTTGCCCGTACCGTCGAGGTCACGCGGTCGCTGCTCGCCGCGGTCGGTGTGGCCGCGGCGGACCTGACCGGCGTGTTCCTGGTGGGCGGGTCGAGCCGGATGCCACTGGTGGCGAGCCTGTTGCACCAGCGGCTGGGCGTCGCTCCGACGGTTGTGGAGCAGCCCGAACTGGTGGTTGCCGAGGGCAGCCTGCGTGCCCAGCCCTTGCCGCTGCCGGTCACGGTATCGCCCGCGTCGGTCCCGGTGCCGCCTGAGGGCGAGGCGCTGTGGCCACCGCCCGCCAGGGTTGTCCCGGCCACCGCGCCGAGGGCGGCGCGGACCGGTCGGCGTACCCGGGTGGCGCTGGCGGCGACCGCGGCGGCAGTGGTCGCCGTGGTCGTGGCGGTCGACATGGTTGGCGGCGGTGGCGGCGACCCGGGCGGCGCGGCGGATCGGAGTACCGGCCCCACCGGTGCCGCGTCGGTCTCGCCGTCGCCGACCGGACCGCCGGTGGTGCCTGAGCCGCGCCGGGTCGACGTGCCAAACGACGGCGGCGACAGCGACGCGGTCCGGTACGTCACGCTCAGCCCCAACGGAAAGCTGATCGCCGCAGTCCGGACCAAGTCGGTGCGGCTGTACGACGCGGTCACACTCAAACAGCTCGGCGACCCGATCGACTCGCCGGGCGACGCGTACTGGACCGCGGCGTTCAGCCCGGACAGCCGTACCCTGGTGACCGCCGCCGACGGGCTGAGCACCGCGGCGGTACGGGTCTGGGACGTCAGCATCCACGGGTACTACGGCACCCTCAGCGACGCGTTCTGGACCTCGTGCCTCACCTTCGGCCCGACCGCGAAGCTCCTCGCGGTCTGCGACGGTCCCGGCCAGACGGTGCGGCTCTGGGACCCGGCGGCCCGCCGGAGTCTGGGCCGGGTCGCCAGCGACGACCCCGCAGCGATCCGGTACGTGGCGTTCAGCCCGGACGGCAGGACAATGGCCACCGACGGCGGCCAAGGCGCCACCCTGCTGTGGGACGTCGGCACCCGACAGCGGCTGGGCGTACTACAAGGATTCCGGCCCGGCGGCGTCCCGATGACCGACCCCGGTGCGGCCCTGGCGTTCAGCCCGGACGGCAAGACGCTGGCCGTCGGTGGCGCCGATGGCACGGTGGTCCTGTGGACCGTGGCCAACCGCCGCAAGGTCGCCGAGTTCACCGGTGCGCACAACAACCGGGTCGCGGCACTGGCCTTCAGCCCCGACGGACGTACCCTGGCCAGCCTCGGCGGCACAACGTTGCGGCTGTGGGACGTCGCCAGCCGCCAGCCCGCCGCAGCCGCCGTGGACGACATCGCCGACTACTACTCGGCCCAGATAAAGCAGCGCAAAGGCCCCGACCTCCGCTTCGGCGCCGACGGCCGGACGCTGATCGGTTGCTTCGACAACCACCTGCTCACCTGGGACCTGACGCTCCTCTGA
- a CDS encoding metal-sensitive transcriptional regulator codes for MKLRPEMTGEALTRLKRARGQLNAVIEMMEEGGDCREVLIQLAAVSKAIDRAGYKIIASGMRHCADARERGEQAEMTEQELEKLFLALA; via the coding sequence ATGAAGCTTCGACCCGAGATGACCGGCGAGGCGTTGACCCGGCTCAAGCGGGCCCGTGGGCAACTCAACGCGGTGATCGAGATGATGGAGGAGGGTGGCGACTGCCGGGAGGTGTTGATCCAGCTCGCCGCCGTTTCAAAGGCGATCGACCGGGCCGGCTACAAGATCATCGCGTCCGGCATGCGGCACTGCGCGGATGCGCGTGAACGGGGCGAGCAGGCCGAGATGACCGAACAGGAACTGGAGAAGTTGTTCCTGGCTCTGGCGTGA
- a CDS encoding MBL fold metallo-hydrolase, giving the protein MTVHVSVIATSSLGDRSYLATDGQVAVVVDPQRDIDRVLAHVGELGVRVTHVVETHIHNDYVSGGLQLARLTGAEYLVCVDDEVSFERVPVADGDVVSVSDGLRIRVLATPGHTFHHLSYVVDGASGGGWSPVGVFTGGSLLFGTTGRTDLLGQQHANVLAHHQHASVRRLADLLPDGTQVWPTHGFGSFCSAGQADADESTMGRERHANPALRLAADDFVTQILAGLDAYPAYYAHMGVANAAGPAPVDLSPVARADAMQLRTRLAAGQWVVDLRHRKAYAASHLAGTVSLGLDGPMATWLGWLIDWGVPISLLAETPEQVADAQRELVRIGIDRPATQAAGTPDQWATDPADLRALAVADFPALAAAQAGNTPAGLPDPDVVLDVRLTNEWNAGHIDGAMHIPLPELPKRLAEVAAGTVWVHCGSGYRAAAAASLLTNAGRDVVLIDDMFGTAEQAGLAMTAGS; this is encoded by the coding sequence ATGACAGTCCATGTTTCCGTGATTGCGACCTCGTCGCTGGGCGACCGCAGCTACCTGGCCACCGACGGCCAGGTGGCCGTGGTGGTCGATCCACAGCGCGACATCGATCGGGTCCTCGCACACGTCGGCGAGCTAGGGGTGCGCGTCACGCACGTGGTGGAGACGCACATCCACAACGACTACGTTTCCGGTGGGCTGCAGCTGGCCCGGCTGACGGGGGCGGAGTACCTGGTTTGCGTTGACGACGAGGTGAGCTTCGAGCGGGTGCCGGTGGCCGACGGCGACGTGGTGAGCGTGTCCGACGGGCTACGGATCCGTGTCCTCGCCACCCCCGGCCACACCTTCCACCACCTGTCGTACGTCGTGGACGGGGCCAGCGGTGGTGGGTGGTCTCCGGTCGGGGTGTTCACCGGCGGGTCGCTGCTGTTCGGCACAACCGGCCGGACCGACCTGCTCGGCCAGCAGCACGCCAACGTCCTCGCCCACCACCAGCACGCCTCGGTGCGCCGGCTGGCGGACCTGCTTCCGGACGGGACACAGGTGTGGCCGACCCACGGCTTCGGCAGCTTCTGTTCGGCCGGCCAGGCCGACGCAGACGAGTCGACCATGGGCCGGGAGAGGCACGCCAACCCCGCGCTACGGCTGGCCGCGGACGACTTCGTCACCCAGATCCTGGCCGGGCTGGACGCTTACCCGGCGTACTACGCGCATATGGGAGTGGCCAACGCGGCCGGTCCGGCGCCGGTCGACCTGAGCCCGGTCGCCCGTGCCGACGCCATGCAACTGCGGACGCGGCTCGCCGCCGGGCAGTGGGTGGTCGACCTGCGCCACCGCAAGGCATACGCCGCATCGCACCTGGCCGGAACGGTCAGTCTCGGCCTCGACGGGCCCATGGCGACGTGGCTTGGTTGGCTGATCGACTGGGGCGTGCCGATCAGCCTGCTCGCCGAGACGCCAGAGCAAGTCGCCGACGCCCAGCGGGAGCTCGTCCGCATCGGCATCGACCGGCCCGCCACCCAGGCCGCTGGAACCCCCGACCAGTGGGCCACCGACCCTGCCGACCTGCGCGCGCTGGCCGTCGCCGACTTCCCTGCGCTGGCCGCCGCCCAAGCCGGGAACACCCCGGCCGGCCTACCCGACCCCGACGTCGTCCTGGACGTGCGGTTGACCAATGAGTGGAATGCCGGCCACATCGACGGGGCGATGCACATCCCCCTGCCGGAACTGCCGAAGCGGCTGGCCGAGGTCGCTGCCGGCACGGTGTGGGTGCACTGCGGCTCCGGCTATCGCGCCGCCGCCGCCGCGTCGCTGCTGACCAACGCTGGCCGCGACGTCGTCCTGATCGACGACATGTTCGGCACGGCCGAGCAGGCCGGCCTGGCGATGACCGCCGGCTCCTGA
- a CDS encoding sensor histidine kinase, translated as MGAKDLATSLIPVGDRMRRLATAHPTAFRAAGAGLVFLLTILAAATSSSTALTPAVYITGAVVSASFVVVPARHWPTWLILATATVGAIAMKPTGPADSPARPALILAMLVFSVLSEKTAVLAATIAVSGALALAGSVTAALEGRLELANLAALAWVVAAAALGQAIRANRAQRAMLVERARRAEQSREDEARRRVQAERLRIARELHDAVGHQVALINVQAGAMTFLLEKDPAKARESLEHIQNASEAALAELKLTVGLLRQPGEHEPVEPAGRLSRLNELIASFTASGLRVTCDVTGPARPLPDAVDLTAYRLIQESLTNSAKHAAGASASIRLAFRPGTLALTVEDDGAQAPAGEAGTMGHGIIGMRERAAALGGRLSASPRPEGGFRVTAELPTAAGATS; from the coding sequence GTGGGAGCGAAAGACCTGGCCACGAGCCTGATACCAGTCGGCGACCGCATGCGCCGGCTGGCCACCGCGCATCCCACCGCCTTCCGCGCGGCGGGGGCCGGCTTGGTCTTCCTCCTCACCATCCTGGCCGCTGCGACATCGAGCTCGACCGCGCTCACGCCCGCCGTATACATCACCGGCGCGGTGGTCTCGGCCAGCTTCGTCGTCGTCCCCGCCCGGCACTGGCCGACCTGGCTCATTCTGGCCACCGCGACCGTGGGCGCGATCGCCATGAAGCCGACCGGACCAGCCGACTCCCCCGCCCGACCCGCCCTGATCCTGGCGATGCTCGTCTTCTCCGTGCTCAGTGAAAAGACCGCAGTGCTCGCCGCGACCATCGCCGTCAGTGGCGCACTCGCGCTGGCCGGCAGCGTTACGGCCGCCCTCGAAGGAAGGCTCGAACTGGCCAACCTCGCGGCACTCGCATGGGTCGTGGCGGCGGCCGCCCTCGGGCAAGCCATCCGGGCCAACCGCGCGCAGCGGGCCATGCTCGTAGAGCGGGCCCGGCGCGCGGAACAGAGCCGCGAGGACGAGGCCCGCCGCCGTGTCCAGGCCGAACGGCTACGGATCGCCCGCGAACTCCACGACGCCGTCGGCCACCAGGTAGCCCTCATCAACGTGCAGGCCGGCGCCATGACCTTCCTGCTCGAAAAGGACCCCGCCAAGGCCCGGGAGTCCCTGGAGCACATCCAGAACGCCAGCGAGGCCGCGCTCGCCGAGCTCAAGCTCACCGTTGGCCTGCTCCGCCAGCCCGGCGAGCACGAACCCGTCGAGCCGGCCGGACGGCTCAGCCGGCTCAACGAGCTGATCGCCTCCTTCACCGCCTCCGGGCTGCGGGTAACCTGCGACGTCACCGGCCCGGCCAGGCCGCTGCCCGACGCCGTCGACCTCACCGCGTACCGGCTGATCCAGGAATCCCTGACCAACTCCGCCAAGCACGCGGCCGGAGCCTCCGCATCCATCCGTCTCGCCTTCCGGCCCGGGACGCTGGCGCTGACGGTGGAGGACGACGGGGCACAGGCACCGGCTGGCGAGGCCGGCACGATGGGCCACGGCATCATCGGCATGCGGGAGCGAGCCGCCGCACTCGGCGGCCGGCTCTCCGCCAGCCCTCGCCCCGAAGGCGGCTTCCGGGTCACCGCCGAACTGCCCACCGCGGCCGGTGCGACCTCGTGA
- a CDS encoding sulfite exporter TauE/SafE family protein has protein sequence MTALALTVAGAVLIGISLGLLGGGGSILAVPLLVYVTDLPAKEAIATSLLVVGATSAVGVLPHARAGRVRWRTGLVFGIAGMTGAYTGGRLAELIPASVLLTAFGLMMLATAVAMIRGRRAAGRPAPHELPVFRVVLDGVVVGLVTGLVGAGGGFLVVPALALLGGLPMPVAVGTSLLVIAMKSFAGLAGYLSSITINWPLAAAITAAAVAGSMLGSRLIGRIPEDLLRKTFGWFVVVMGLFVLTQQTPANLRTNPLLWAPAALAAAAVLAMTLVRHSKRAGPPTRPNAPVTRRLQPTPAVADTPDPQREAQY, from the coding sequence GTGACCGCCCTCGCCCTCACCGTCGCCGGTGCGGTACTGATCGGGATCAGCCTTGGCCTGCTCGGCGGAGGCGGATCCATCCTCGCCGTACCGCTGCTGGTCTATGTCACCGACCTTCCGGCCAAGGAAGCCATCGCCACCTCGCTGCTCGTCGTCGGCGCTACCAGCGCGGTCGGCGTCCTCCCGCACGCCCGCGCCGGCCGGGTGCGCTGGCGCACCGGACTGGTATTCGGCATCGCCGGCATGACCGGCGCCTACACCGGCGGCCGGCTCGCCGAGCTCATTCCCGCGAGTGTGCTGCTGACCGCGTTCGGGCTGATGATGCTCGCCACCGCCGTGGCGATGATCCGCGGCCGACGCGCCGCCGGCCGGCCCGCCCCGCACGAGCTGCCAGTGTTCCGGGTGGTACTGGACGGTGTCGTGGTCGGCCTGGTCACCGGCCTCGTGGGCGCTGGCGGCGGCTTCCTCGTCGTGCCCGCCCTCGCATTGCTCGGCGGCTTGCCGATGCCGGTCGCGGTGGGCACCTCGCTGCTGGTCATCGCGATGAAATCCTTCGCCGGACTCGCCGGCTACCTGTCCAGCATCACCATCAACTGGCCGCTGGCCGCCGCCATCACCGCCGCAGCGGTCGCCGGCAGCATGCTCGGCAGTCGACTCATCGGACGGATCCCAGAGGACCTGCTGCGCAAGACGTTCGGCTGGTTCGTCGTCGTCATGGGCCTATTCGTCCTCACCCAGCAGACACCTGCCAACCTGCGTACCAACCCCCTGCTCTGGGCGCCCGCCGCGCTGGCCGCCGCCGCAGTGCTAGCCATGACGCTCGTCCGGCACAGCAAGCGGGCCGGACCACCCACCAGGCCGAACGCGCCAGTCACCCGCCGGCTACAGCCGACCCCAGCGGTCGCCGACACCCCGGACCCACAACGGGAAGCGCAGTACTAG